The following are encoded in a window of Thermoanaerobacter ethanolicus JW 200 genomic DNA:
- a CDS encoding copper amine oxidase N-terminal domain-containing protein — MRKIISMIIAVLLIFLSIPAFAQTGSQEEQLPYQEWIDKGWIKAVSPDEKGHDRLGWYRIMPGKEKEIAYSDKLKNTDRLIVVAGEYYNNDLESYLKYGYSNVELFDLTTKVEQVGEGYLANDYIGTVRYNHPDTFKVALWKQFTVGLITVNGVDWQKTPYKDVILQALYSRWEGLKDPAYNKYLVDPKWNGYTMGCIYWWDGVDVWIGKDDITVRYELKEYNKKLPTKVISDNGVAMIPLRGVMEELGAAVDYNAKTQQITIKDKGKTVVLKIGSDTALVDGKAVKMPRKVYVKNGYTMLPLRFVAENLDHAVEYLNDGTIMIWRAKYTTPPSI; from the coding sequence ATGAGAAAGATAATTTCAATGATAATCGCTGTCTTATTAATCTTTTTATCCATTCCTGCATTTGCGCAAACTGGAAGTCAAGAAGAACAGCTCCCCTATCAAGAGTGGATAGATAAAGGATGGATAAAAGCAGTTTCTCCTGATGAGAAAGGCCATGATAGATTAGGTTGGTACCGAATTATGCCCGGAAAAGAAAAAGAAATAGCTTACAGTGATAAACTTAAGAATACAGATAGGTTGATTGTAGTTGCTGGTGAATATTACAATAATGATTTGGAAAGTTATCTAAAATATGGCTACAGCAATGTTGAACTTTTTGACTTAACTACAAAAGTTGAGCAAGTTGGAGAAGGTTATTTAGCAAATGATTATATAGGTACAGTAAGATATAACCATCCAGATACGTTTAAAGTAGCACTTTGGAAACAATTTACTGTAGGACTAATTACAGTGAATGGTGTGGATTGGCAAAAAACACCCTATAAAGATGTAATATTGCAAGCTTTATACAGTAGATGGGAAGGTTTAAAGGACCCTGCATATAACAAGTATTTGGTTGACCCCAAATGGAATGGGTATACTATGGGTTGTATATATTGGTGGGATGGTGTAGATGTATGGATAGGCAAAGATGATATTACCGTAAGATATGAACTGAAAGAATACAATAAAAAGCTGCCTACAAAAGTCATATCAGACAATGGTGTTGCGATGATACCCCTACGTGGTGTTATGGAAGAATTAGGAGCAGCTGTCGATTACAATGCTAAAACACAGCAGATAACCATAAAAGATAAAGGTAAAACTGTTGTGCTAAAAATAGGCTCTGACACGGCACTGGTAGACGGCAAAGCAGTTAAAATGCCGAGAAAAGTATACGTGAAAAATGGATACACAATGCTTCCTTTAAGGTTTGTTGCTGAAAATTTAGACCATGCAGTAGAATACTTGAATGACGGCACAATAATGATTTGGAGGGCAAAATACACTACACCACCGAGTATATAA
- a CDS encoding transposase: protein MYQLQLLLNIPELFTSQSKIDFYSSMFENLDLSSIPEFPSSSPGRKGYSHHALFRAFIVMKAERFGTISDLLDYLRNNLIIAHLCGFDISKPLPSYWTFRRFINDFSHDYLTSIFQNQVNILKNMGIISGEFISMDSTPIKANTKLNNPKSFSKNKFSKDNQPKSDKDCKLGVYSASNDSSNKRYKFYWGYKNHIIVDAISGLPIAETTTPADAPDFEAALSLLEKTNKWFNLKYVNFIADKGYDVKKLYNYVRNILHGHCFIPLNKRNSKNPPLTDDGYMVCEAGIKMLKDGKQYFDGFIKQKFVCKFCNSKDDSACPINHPKYFNGKKHRGCTKYAIISSDYRSSINRDSLYFKAVYKLRIESERYNSRFKALDFEKAYVRNINSVSNLNTFGHITLLTVAIVAIKLGKYDEFRSLVALMQSA, encoded by the coding sequence ATGTACCAGCTTCAATTGCTTTTAAATATACCTGAACTCTTTACCTCTCAGTCTAAAATTGATTTCTATTCTTCTATGTTTGAAAATCTTGACCTGTCTTCAATACCTGAATTCCCTTCCTCTAGTCCTGGCCGTAAGGGTTATTCTCACCATGCACTTTTTAGAGCTTTTATTGTCATGAAAGCTGAAAGATTCGGCACAATTTCTGACCTTTTAGATTATCTCCGCAATAATCTTATCATTGCTCATCTTTGTGGCTTCGACATTTCTAAACCTCTTCCTTCTTATTGGACTTTTCGCCGTTTTATTAATGACTTCTCTCATGATTATTTGACCTCTATTTTTCAAAATCAGGTCAATATCCTCAAAAATATGGGTATTATCTCCGGTGAGTTTATTTCCATGGATTCTACCCCTATTAAAGCTAACACTAAGTTAAATAACCCTAAGTCTTTTTCTAAAAATAAATTCTCTAAAGATAATCAGCCTAAGTCAGATAAGGATTGTAAATTAGGCGTTTATTCTGCTTCTAACGATTCTTCTAATAAACGCTATAAGTTTTATTGGGGCTATAAAAATCACATTATTGTTGATGCTATCTCTGGTTTACCCATCGCTGAAACTACTACCCCCGCTGATGCCCCTGATTTTGAAGCCGCTTTATCTTTGCTTGAGAAGACTAATAAGTGGTTTAACCTTAAGTATGTTAATTTTATTGCTGATAAAGGCTATGATGTTAAGAAACTTTATAATTATGTTAGAAATATTCTCCACGGTCATTGCTTTATTCCTCTTAACAAGCGTAATTCTAAAAATCCCCCTCTGACTGATGATGGTTATATGGTCTGTGAAGCGGGTATTAAAATGCTTAAAGATGGCAAGCAATATTTTGATGGTTTTATTAAGCAAAAATTTGTTTGCAAGTTCTGTAATTCTAAGGATGATTCTGCCTGCCCTATAAATCATCCTAAATATTTTAATGGCAAAAAGCATAGAGGCTGTACTAAGTATGCTATTATATCTTCTGATTATAGGTCCTCTATTAATAGAGACTCCCTATATTTTAAGGCCGTCTACAAATTGAGAATTGAATCAGAAAGATATAATTCCCGCTTTAAAGCTCTGGATTTTGAAAAGGCTTATGTTAGAAATATTAATTCTGTGAGCAACCTTAATACTTTTGGCCATATTACTTTGCTTACTGTCGCTATTGTAGCTATTAAATTGGGCAAATATGATGAGTTTAGATCTCTTGTTGCTTTGATGCAATCGGCCTAA
- a CDS encoding type II toxin-antitoxin system MqsA family antitoxin, translating to MENVKKFCPVCGTEQETEVIEKEEVSNVRGDEIKVLARIRVCSVCGEELFDEELEEENIQRVYDIYRKKHGILSPKEIKNIRESYGLSQRAFAKLLGIGEASIARYETGALPEKSLSNMIMLLKDPKNMEKLLEKNEEALTPREKIRLLRRLKE from the coding sequence GTGGAAAATGTGAAGAAATTCTGTCCTGTCTGTGGTACGGAACAAGAAACAGAGGTGATTGAAAAAGAAGAGGTATCAAATGTTAGAGGAGATGAAATAAAGGTTTTGGCGAGGATAAGGGTGTGCAGTGTTTGTGGTGAAGAGCTGTTTGATGAAGAATTAGAAGAAGAAAATATACAGAGGGTCTATGATATATATCGAAAAAAACACGGCATACTCTCACCTAAAGAAATAAAAAACATCAGAGAAAGTTATGGGTTAAGCCAGAGAGCCTTTGCCAAGCTTTTAGGTATTGGTGAAGCTTCTATTGCAAGGTATGAAACTGGAGCTTTACCTGAAAAATCTTTGAGCAACATGATAATGCTTTTGAAAGATCCAAAAAATATGGAGAAGTTGTTAGAAAAAAATGAGGAAGCTTTAACCCCTAGGGAAAAGATAAGGCTTCTGCGTAGATTAAAAGAATAG
- a CDS encoding type II toxin-antitoxin system MqsR family toxin, with protein sequence MTEIEEIKKFLNNAKELMKSGAFDFVPRKKNMDSIKEAGLTIKHVKEIIMDLTYKNYYRGPNKDLGSNREGFIWEFGYDIEGTDFYIKLKVEKRGEKECLVCLSFHKAEQPLVYPYK encoded by the coding sequence ATGACTGAAATTGAGGAAATTAAGAAATTCCTCAATAATGCTAAAGAATTGATGAAATCAGGTGCTTTTGATTTTGTTCCTCGAAAGAAAAATATGGATTCAATTAAAGAAGCTGGCCTAACAATTAAGCATGTTAAAGAGATTATTATGGATTTAACTTACAAAAATTATTATAGAGGCCCTAATAAAGATTTGGGAAGCAACAGGGAAGGTTTTATATGGGAATTTGGGTATGATATTGAAGGAACAGACTTTTACATAAAGCTTAAAGTTGAAAAAAGAGGAGAAAAAGAATGTTTAGTGTGTCTTTCTTTCCACAAAGCAGAACAGCCATTAGTTTATCCGTATAAGTGA
- a CDS encoding M23 family metallopeptidase, with product MHTLGKVLLALLPDDLESIFKFALLFVVVPVLVIAVIFAGPITAFEKVPLITAEQAKFYIDAAEKVKKEFNMGPDWRELVAVDAVRFKQDFSKATPESAYKLASMFVKNTGEVVTENGMHFPVYKLLSLDEVLDMLDFTEEEKDKVKEFLEFLKNTDLSFLLDAGIPEGWVPAEKNLKWPVPGVYKITSPFGPRIDPVYGVEKFHSGVDIGAPAGTPVTAALDGEVVYAGWNDGYGLVVFIWHNNNLETRYAHLSSIAVKQRQIVKAGDVIGYVGSTGKSTGPHLHFEVRVGGRAVNPLDFFK from the coding sequence ATGCATACCTTAGGGAAAGTGCTTTTAGCACTTCTTCCAGATGATTTGGAGAGCATTTTTAAGTTTGCTCTCCTTTTTGTTGTTGTTCCTGTTTTAGTGATTGCTGTAATTTTTGCCGGTCCCATTACTGCTTTTGAGAAAGTTCCACTTATTACTGCAGAGCAGGCCAAATTCTACATCGATGCAGCAGAAAAGGTGAAGAAAGAATTTAATATGGGCCCTGACTGGAGGGAGCTTGTTGCTGTAGATGCTGTAAGGTTTAAGCAGGACTTTTCTAAAGCTACTCCTGAAAGTGCTTATAAGCTTGCTTCAATGTTTGTGAAAAACACAGGAGAAGTTGTTACAGAGAATGGAATGCACTTTCCGGTATATAAACTTTTGAGTTTAGACGAGGTTTTAGATATGCTTGACTTCACAGAAGAAGAAAAAGATAAAGTTAAGGAGTTTCTTGAGTTTCTCAAAAACACAGACCTTTCTTTTTTGTTAGATGCAGGAATACCTGAGGGATGGGTGCCTGCTGAGAAAAATCTTAAGTGGCCTGTGCCGGGGGTTTATAAAATTACTTCTCCCTTCGGTCCTCGAATTGACCCGGTATACGGAGTAGAAAAATTTCACTCTGGTGTGGATATAGGCGCACCAGCAGGAACACCGGTCACAGCTGCTCTGGATGGAGAAGTAGTCTATGCTGGGTGGAATGACGGTTACGGCTTAGTTGTTTTTATATGGCACAACAACAATTTAGAAACAAGATATGCTCATCTATCTTCCATAGCAGTTAAGCAGAGGCAAATTGTTAAAGCTGGTGATGTGATTGGATATGTAGGCTCCACAGGAAAAAGCACAGGCCCTCACCTTCATTTTGAAGTAAGAGTTGGAGGAAGAGCTGTAAATCCACTTGACTTTTTTAAGTAA
- a CDS encoding VirB4 family type IV secretion system protein — MKKKEVNILSGLIDMISPQALEFNARQIVFNDQLARILVIAGYPPKVNAAWLSRIAGMPGVVCSVHIEPTDPTNLIMSLNKAIGEYAGRLEMGGNALTMQRTEQALKDAEELMRKIDQEQQQVFYVTVVLMVLAPNQQELDRKTRQVEASLAASGMRGRVLIFRQEEGLKAAGPFCTLPDEVKDAGARNMPAETAAASFPFTASGINDGSGVVLGKDRDGGLVLVDIWKRGGDRTNSNWTILAKPGAGKSFTAKMLLLREYMQGSRIIIIDPEREYKDMCNKLGGVWINAAGGEGKINPLQVRLRPVEEEEEKQDSSFQSPLALHIQTLRTFFSLYLRDLTDTEKAALEDALVEVYKEAGITWDTDPKSVPNDKWPTVKELYEYLVKKAEENPEAYGRLSVLLKRAAKGADSYLWAGSTAVEADSDFIVFDVHDLQNAEDQVKRAQYFNVLSFAWNILERDRRERTVLVVDEAWMLVDPQTPQAIAFLRDTSKRIRKYNGSLIVISQNVIDFLAPEVQRYGQALLDNPTYKLLLAQGEKDLEAITALMNLSEAEHDLLANAKRGEGLFVAGTQRIHIKIEAAHHEMQYLTGGGS, encoded by the coding sequence GTGAAGAAAAAAGAAGTAAATATACTTTCAGGTTTAATTGATATGATTTCGCCACAGGCATTGGAGTTTAATGCAAGACAGATTGTTTTCAATGACCAGCTTGCAAGAATTCTAGTCATTGCAGGCTATCCTCCCAAAGTAAATGCTGCATGGCTTTCAAGAATCGCAGGAATGCCGGGTGTGGTGTGCTCTGTCCACATTGAACCTACCGACCCTACAAATTTAATCATGAGTTTAAATAAGGCTATTGGTGAATATGCAGGAAGGCTTGAAATGGGAGGAAATGCCCTCACAATGCAGAGGACAGAGCAGGCTTTAAAAGATGCAGAAGAGCTCATGAGGAAAATAGATCAGGAACAGCAGCAGGTATTTTACGTAACGGTAGTTCTTATGGTCCTTGCTCCTAATCAGCAGGAGCTTGACAGAAAAACACGTCAGGTTGAGGCTTCTTTAGCTGCTTCAGGTATGAGAGGAAGAGTCCTTATATTCCGCCAAGAAGAAGGCTTAAAAGCTGCAGGGCCCTTCTGCACACTGCCGGATGAGGTAAAAGATGCAGGGGCAAGGAATATGCCTGCTGAAACTGCTGCTGCCTCCTTTCCCTTCACTGCTTCAGGCATAAATGATGGAAGCGGTGTTGTTTTGGGAAAAGACAGAGATGGAGGATTGGTACTGGTTGATATATGGAAAAGAGGAGGAGACAGGACAAACTCAAACTGGACAATTCTTGCAAAGCCCGGCGCAGGAAAGAGCTTTACTGCTAAAATGCTTCTTTTAAGAGAGTACATGCAGGGAAGCAGAATTATAATCATAGACCCTGAGAGAGAGTACAAAGATATGTGCAATAAGCTTGGAGGGGTGTGGATTAATGCAGCAGGCGGTGAAGGAAAGATAAATCCACTTCAGGTGAGATTAAGGCCTGTTGAGGAGGAAGAAGAAAAGCAAGATTCATCTTTTCAAAGTCCGTTAGCCTTACACATCCAAACATTAAGGACATTTTTCAGTCTATACCTCCGAGACCTCACAGACACAGAAAAAGCAGCATTAGAGGATGCATTAGTGGAAGTGTATAAGGAAGCAGGAATAACATGGGATACAGACCCTAAAAGTGTTCCTAATGACAAATGGCCTACTGTGAAAGAACTTTATGAATACCTTGTTAAAAAAGCGGAAGAAAATCCTGAAGCCTATGGAAGGCTTTCAGTACTTTTGAAAAGAGCAGCAAAAGGAGCAGACTCATATTTATGGGCAGGGTCAACTGCTGTAGAGGCCGACTCCGATTTTATTGTCTTTGATGTTCATGATCTGCAGAATGCTGAAGACCAAGTTAAAAGAGCGCAGTACTTCAATGTACTTTCTTTTGCATGGAACATCCTTGAAAGAGACAGAAGAGAAAGGACTGTTTTAGTCGTCGATGAAGCATGGATGCTTGTTGACCCTCAGACGCCTCAGGCTATTGCATTTTTGAGAGATACATCAAAGCGAATACGAAAGTATAATGGAAGTCTTATTGTTATAAGCCAGAATGTCATAGACTTTTTAGCACCAGAAGTGCAGAGGTACGGCCAAGCACTACTGGATAATCCAACATATAAGCTCCTTTTAGCACAGGGAGAAAAAGACTTAGAAGCAATAACAGCTCTTATGAACCTTTCTGAAGCAGAGCACGACCTTCTAGCAAATGCAAAAAGAGGAGAAGGCCTTTTTGTTGCGGGCACACAGAGAATTCACATAAAGATTGAGGCAGCACATCATGAAATGCAGTACTTGACTGGAGGCGGAAGCTGA
- a CDS encoding PrgI family mobile element protein — protein MYQVPKNISAKFEFFPGFGWKELFFVLAGLLLGFAVYLILSIFTHSPARYLAVFIFTGLAYFLVIPGPDGSSVLNLIKYYLKWSKKQKRYLYVQGGCRD, from the coding sequence TTGTATCAAGTGCCTAAAAATATTTCTGCAAAGTTTGAGTTTTTTCCGGGCTTTGGATGGAAAGAGCTCTTTTTTGTGCTTGCAGGGCTTTTGTTAGGCTTTGCTGTTTATTTGATTTTATCTATCTTTACTCACTCTCCTGCTAGGTACTTGGCAGTGTTTATTTTTACAGGCCTTGCTTACTTTCTGGTTATTCCCGGACCTGACGGGAGCAGCGTGCTAAATCTTATTAAATACTACCTCAAATGGAGCAAAAAGCAGAAGAGATACCTTTATGTGCAAGGAGGTTGCAGAGATTGA
- a CDS encoding conjugal transfer protein TrbL family protein, with protein MFAAIENMIMNAVNNFFTNILDSLLSLFVSFLGDEMALALKILNTPYVTNAIYLTKVVAGTLLGVKVAAEALKTYILYNSGDSSAQPLELLKRTAFAALMISAGPWAVTTVYEWGTELAKAVAALPSTQTGNPTAGITSILQQLSSFSSAVIFIALTAAVIWILILIQTGIRAVEVAFLAVSAPIMAVGLTRPDEGVWSVWWRELVVLSLSQAVQTFMIRGFLSTGVNMQFSQPVLNLLMLIGWLWVAFKTPAVLRQFAYHSGLGSAIGHAGQTAGSMYILRRVMMRG; from the coding sequence TTGTTTGCTGCGATAGAGAACATGATTATGAATGCTGTAAATAATTTTTTCACGAATATACTGGATTCGCTTCTCTCCCTTTTTGTTTCATTTTTGGGAGATGAGATGGCACTGGCTTTAAAAATTTTAAATACGCCTTATGTAACCAACGCAATTTACCTTACAAAAGTAGTAGCAGGTACTCTTTTAGGAGTAAAGGTAGCTGCTGAAGCATTAAAGACATACATCTTATACAATTCAGGTGATTCATCAGCACAGCCCTTAGAGCTTCTTAAAAGAACTGCCTTTGCTGCTTTGATGATTTCAGCAGGTCCTTGGGCAGTGACAACGGTGTATGAGTGGGGCACAGAACTTGCAAAGGCTGTAGCGGCCTTACCTTCAACACAGACGGGCAATCCTACGGCAGGAATTACTTCAATTCTTCAGCAGCTTTCTTCTTTTTCTTCTGCTGTTATTTTCATTGCCCTTACAGCAGCAGTTATATGGATTTTAATTCTTATTCAGACAGGCATAAGGGCTGTGGAAGTTGCTTTTCTTGCAGTGTCAGCTCCAATCATGGCAGTAGGGCTGACAAGACCTGATGAAGGTGTGTGGTCTGTCTGGTGGAGAGAGCTTGTTGTTTTATCTTTATCTCAAGCTGTGCAGACTTTTATGATTAGGGGCTTTCTCTCAACAGGAGTTAATATGCAGTTTAGCCAGCCTGTACTAAATCTTTTAATGCTCATAGGCTGGCTGTGGGTTGCATTTAAGACTCCTGCTGTTTTAAGGCAGTTTGCATATCATTCAGGACTTGGCTCTGCCATAGGCCATGCAGGACAGACAGCAGGCAGCATGTATATATTAAGAAGAGTTATGATGAGAGGATGA